A single window of Candidatus Binatia bacterium DNA harbors:
- a CDS encoding CoA transferase, producing MTADEAGRESAAHGARPTAAPTSGGAGALDGVRVLDLTDLSGALCARLLGDFGADVVRVEPPHGAQVRRLGRSAGDASVDAPADGDSDAHRFFNANKRGVAIDVASSAGRERLRELVAAADVVVAGSPPDLLRAAELDRETLLRRHPRLVLVDVTPFGGSGPRASWRGSDLVCTARSGMTYVNGHPDQPPLAPFGLAAYTSAAVYGAIGALCALRARERRGRGGLVDVAIVQATAGAVEHVTGFYRQNGEVERRRGTLHWSRYFRIGRCADGWVLHTTMGDWTTLAEWVASDGEAWDLRDPRWEEPVHRKEGAEHLFDCLDAWARRHRVEDLMEQAHLRRLPYAAVRDPRRIADDEQLRARGFPATLTTEDGRTAVLPGPPVLLSASPWRFRRPAPRLGEHDDEVARDPAWRTAPTSALEPRDLGAQAAAPAKDGARVLDDVLVLDFTWVVAGPVATRILADQGARVIKIERRDATDFGNRRGGLTGNLNRGKQSVVLNLAHPRGLELARDLARRADVVIDNFSPRVMRNWGLDDEGLRALNPRVIAVSMSGFGLTGPWRDNVSYGPTLQALVGFPYLMRHPGGDPAGWGYSWSDMLGGMMGALATLVALRHRDRTGEGQLVDLGQYGNLASFLGPESLALLRGEEVAPPGNASQEGPAVPHGLYRCAPEPDGRGGVDDDRWIAIAVLADDAWRALARVLAADGETWAAARELETLAGRLAAREAIDRALERWTRTQRAADVEQRLQDAGVAAGLVANGADLAADPQLAHRGYFATVDVPGEAPATFDGVPFVSSVMPGRVSGPGPLLGEHTDLVLRDLLGIDPADIAALRAEGAIG from the coding sequence GTGACGGCCGACGAAGCGGGACGCGAGAGCGCGGCGCACGGCGCTCGACCCACGGCAGCGCCGACGAGCGGCGGCGCGGGCGCGCTCGACGGCGTGCGGGTGCTCGATCTGACCGATCTGTCCGGTGCCTTGTGCGCGCGCCTGCTCGGCGACTTCGGGGCCGACGTGGTGCGCGTCGAGCCGCCGCACGGCGCACAGGTGCGTCGCCTCGGCCGCAGCGCGGGCGACGCTTCGGTCGACGCGCCGGCGGACGGCGACAGCGACGCGCACCGCTTCTTCAACGCCAACAAGCGCGGCGTGGCGATCGACGTCGCGAGCAGCGCCGGCCGCGAGCGGCTCAGAGAGCTCGTCGCCGCCGCGGACGTCGTCGTCGCCGGATCGCCGCCCGATCTGCTGCGCGCGGCGGAGCTCGATCGGGAGACCCTGCTGCGCCGCCATCCGCGCCTCGTGCTGGTCGACGTCACGCCGTTCGGCGGCAGCGGGCCGCGCGCGAGCTGGCGCGGCTCGGATCTCGTGTGCACCGCGCGCAGCGGAATGACCTACGTCAACGGCCACCCCGACCAGCCGCCGCTCGCGCCGTTCGGGCTGGCGGCGTACACCAGCGCGGCCGTGTACGGCGCGATCGGCGCGCTCTGCGCGCTGCGCGCGCGCGAGCGCCGCGGACGCGGTGGCCTGGTCGACGTCGCCATCGTGCAGGCGACCGCGGGCGCGGTCGAGCACGTCACCGGCTTCTACCGTCAGAACGGCGAGGTCGAGCGTCGACGCGGCACGCTGCACTGGAGCCGCTACTTCCGCATCGGACGCTGCGCCGACGGCTGGGTGCTGCACACGACGATGGGCGACTGGACGACGCTCGCCGAGTGGGTGGCGAGCGACGGCGAGGCCTGGGACCTGCGCGACCCGCGCTGGGAGGAGCCCGTCCATCGCAAGGAAGGCGCCGAGCACCTGTTCGACTGCCTCGACGCCTGGGCGCGTCGGCACCGCGTCGAGGATCTGATGGAGCAGGCGCACCTGCGCCGGCTGCCGTACGCCGCCGTGCGCGACCCACGACGGATCGCGGACGACGAGCAGCTCCGCGCGCGCGGCTTCCCGGCGACGCTCACGACCGAGGACGGGCGCACCGCCGTGCTGCCCGGGCCGCCGGTGCTGCTCTCGGCGTCGCCGTGGCGTTTTCGTCGTCCGGCGCCGCGGCTCGGCGAGCACGACGACGAGGTGGCGCGCGATCCGGCGTGGCGCACGGCTCCGACGAGCGCGCTCGAGCCTCGCGATCTCGGCGCGCAGGCCGCCGCTCCAGCGAAAGACGGCGCACGCGTCCTCGACGACGTCCTCGTGCTCGACTTCACCTGGGTGGTCGCGGGGCCCGTCGCGACGCGGATCCTCGCCGATCAAGGCGCGCGCGTGATCAAGATCGAGCGGCGCGACGCGACGGACTTCGGCAACCGGCGCGGCGGGCTCACCGGCAACCTGAACCGCGGCAAGCAGAGCGTCGTGCTGAACCTCGCGCACCCGCGCGGGCTCGAGCTGGCGCGCGACCTCGCCCGGCGCGCCGACGTGGTGATCGACAACTTCTCGCCGCGCGTCATGCGCAACTGGGGGCTCGACGACGAGGGCCTGCGCGCGCTCAACCCGCGCGTGATCGCCGTGTCCATGTCCGGCTTTGGCTTGACGGGTCCGTGGCGCGACAACGTGAGCTACGGCCCGACGCTGCAAGCGCTGGTCGGCTTTCCGTACTTGATGCGCCATCCGGGCGGCGACCCGGCCGGGTGGGGCTACTCCTGGTCGGACATGCTCGGCGGCATGATGGGAGCGCTCGCGACGCTGGTCGCGCTGCGCCACCGCGATCGCACCGGCGAGGGGCAGCTCGTCGACCTCGGCCAGTACGGCAACCTGGCGTCGTTCCTCGGTCCGGAGAGCCTCGCGCTGCTGCGCGGCGAGGAGGTCGCGCCGCCGGGCAACGCGTCGCAGGAGGGCCCCGCCGTGCCGCACGGCCTCTACCGCTGCGCGCCCGAGCCCGACGGCCGCGGCGGCGTCGACGACGACCGCTGGATCGCGATCGCCGTGCTCGCCGACGACGCGTGGCGCGCGCTCGCGCGCGTGCTGGCGGCGGACGGCGAGACCTGGGCCGCGGCGCGCGAGCTCGAGACGCTCGCCGGACGTCTCGCGGCGCGCGAGGCGATCGATCGCGCGCTCGAGCGCTGGACGCGCACGCAGCGCGCCGCCGACGTCGAGCAGAGGCTGCAGGACGCGGGCGTTGCCGCGGGCCTGGTCGCGAACGGCGCCGACCTCGCGGCCGACCCGCAGCTCGCACACCGCGGCTACTTCGCGACCGTCGATGTCCCCGGGGAAGCGCCCGCGACCTTCGATGGCGTGCCGTTCGTGTCGAGCGTCATGCCGGGGCGCGTCAGCGGGCCCGGGCCGCTGCTCGGCGAGCACACCGACCTCGTGCTGCGCGATCTGCTAGGGATCGATCCGGCGGACATCGCCGCCCTACGAGCGGAAGGAGCGATCGGGTGA
- the purM gene encoding phosphoribosylformylglycinamidine cyclo-ligase, which yields MSAGRGDGDAGTTSKGATYAETGVDVLGLEPGLGRLVSRLAATNDFPRRGRPVLPNGFFANVLDLGTGQGLAISTDGVGTKLLVALALRRFDTIGIDLIAMNVNDVLCVGAEPIALVDYVAVSSTDPVLLEQLSLGLVEGARQARISIPGGEIAQVRELLRSHPPDGREGFDVVATAVGLVPLDRIIVGRDVVPGDVVLGLPSSGIHSNGLTLARRVLGGEHGERYDERPDALGGRTIGEELLVPTRIYVREVMALLDAGVGVKALAHITGDGLLNLLRIAARDVGFVLDTLPEPQPVFRLIAERGGVAPAEMYTTFNMGVGFCVVVAEREAERALGLLRELEPGATVLGRAVADRERKLVLPQPGLVGTGKTFQPLAKA from the coding sequence GTGAGCGCGGGACGTGGCGACGGAGACGCAGGCACGACGAGCAAGGGAGCGACCTACGCGGAGACGGGCGTCGACGTGCTCGGGCTCGAGCCGGGGCTCGGGCGGCTGGTCTCGCGTCTCGCCGCGACCAACGACTTTCCGCGACGCGGGCGACCCGTCCTGCCGAACGGCTTCTTCGCCAACGTGCTCGACCTCGGCACCGGGCAGGGGCTCGCGATCAGCACCGACGGCGTCGGCACGAAGCTGCTGGTCGCGCTAGCGCTGCGGCGCTTCGACACGATCGGCATCGACCTGATCGCGATGAACGTGAACGACGTGCTGTGCGTCGGCGCGGAGCCGATCGCGCTCGTCGACTACGTCGCGGTGTCGTCGACCGATCCCGTGCTGCTCGAGCAGCTCTCGCTCGGCCTGGTCGAGGGCGCGCGTCAAGCACGGATCAGCATCCCGGGCGGCGAGATCGCGCAGGTGCGCGAGCTCCTGCGTTCGCATCCACCGGACGGCCGCGAAGGTTTCGACGTGGTCGCGACCGCGGTCGGCCTCGTGCCGCTCGACCGCATCATCGTCGGACGCGACGTCGTGCCGGGCGACGTCGTGCTCGGGCTGCCGTCGTCGGGCATCCACTCGAATGGCTTGACGCTCGCTCGGCGGGTGCTCGGCGGCGAGCACGGCGAGCGCTACGACGAGCGCCCCGACGCCCTCGGCGGGCGCACGATCGGCGAGGAGCTGCTCGTGCCGACGCGCATCTACGTGCGCGAGGTGATGGCGCTGCTCGACGCCGGCGTCGGCGTGAAGGCGCTCGCGCACATCACGGGCGACGGCCTGCTGAACCTGCTGCGCATCGCGGCGCGCGACGTCGGCTTCGTCCTCGACACGCTACCCGAGCCGCAGCCGGTGTTCCGGCTGATCGCGGAGCGCGGCGGTGTGGCGCCGGCGGAGATGTACACGACCTTCAACATGGGCGTCGGGTTCTGCGTCGTGGTCGCGGAGCGCGAGGCCGAGCGTGCGCTCGGCCTGCTGCGCGAGCTTGAGCCCGGTGCGACGGTGCTCGGGCGCGCGGTCGCGGACCGCGAGCGCAAGCTCGTCCTGCCGCAGCCGGGTCTCGTCGGCACCGGGAAGACGTTTCAACCGCTCGCAAAAGCGTGA
- a CDS encoding sigma-70 family RNA polymerase sigma factor, whose amino-acid sequence MQLARHQPAAVARGEGERLLEIARDVVGILAEAVQPVLGQRVNEPERDGESSFVEADAVRDHPDDGDERRDGADDQANDARGKHDVRYRRWGASILSPMAPNLALCLEGPYKALPAMSGFPSGADRVASLPPAQSPEGVDATTELLQGCIRGDVEARRRLVAEYSGIVSYGVSVIFQQFGRPSRKEEIEDICQDVFLALFDQDARKLRQYQGRNGCSLASWLRVVANRLTIDRLRREGRTVSLDDPNNIESWRLREVQPDAKPGPEPQVEAAQRAARVRELIAQLPPKDQLFVQLFYFQGLPIEEVANTIGITTNAAYVRKMRLHEKLRRLIAEKFEGRL is encoded by the coding sequence ATGCAGCTTGCTCGCCACCAGCCGGCGGCTGTCGCGCGCGGGGAGGGCGAGCGCCTGCTCGAGATCGCGCGCGACGTCGTCGGGATTCTCGCCGAGGCAGTGCAACCTGTGCTCGGCCAGCGCGTGAATGAGCCGGAGCGGGATGGTGAGTCGTCCTTCGTTGAAGCCGACGCGGTACGCGATCATCCAGACGACGGCGACGAGCGCCGCGACGGCGCAGACGATCAAGCAAATGACGCTCGCGGAAAGCACGATGTCAGATACAGACGCTGGGGCGCGTCAATCCTGTCGCCCATGGCACCGAACCTTGCCCTTTGCCTTGAGGGGCCGTACAAGGCCTTACCGGCCATGAGCGGTTTTCCGTCCGGTGCCGATCGGGTCGCGAGCCTTCCACCTGCGCAGAGCCCCGAAGGCGTGGACGCGACCACCGAGCTGCTGCAGGGGTGCATACGCGGTGACGTGGAGGCTCGTCGGCGGCTCGTGGCCGAGTACTCCGGAATCGTCTCGTACGGCGTCTCCGTAATTTTTCAGCAGTTCGGTCGTCCATCTAGGAAAGAGGAGATCGAGGACATCTGCCAGGACGTCTTCCTGGCGCTGTTCGACCAAGACGCTCGCAAGCTGCGCCAGTACCAGGGAAGGAACGGATGCTCCCTTGCGAGCTGGCTCAGGGTGGTGGCGAATCGGCTGACCATCGATCGATTGCGGCGCGAGGGTCGAACGGTCTCACTGGACGATCCTAACAACATCGAGAGTTGGCGGCTCCGGGAGGTGCAACCCGACGCGAAGCCGGGTCCCGAGCCGCAGGTAGAGGCAGCGCAGCGTGCGGCGCGGGTGCGCGAGCTGATCGCGCAACTGCCGCCGAAAGATCAGCTTTTCGTGCAGCTATTTTACTTCCAGGGCCTACCGATCGAGGAGGTCGCGAACACGATCGGGATCACGACCAACGCGGCCTACGTGCGCAAGATGCGTCTGCACGAGAAGCTGCGTCGCCTGATCGCGGAGAAGTTCGAGGGTAGGCTCTGA
- a CDS encoding AsmA-like C-terminal region-containing protein, translating into MRHRVDLEEQRVRAVVREAMRDLMLYGTPDEQVADAAQSTSHPSEYTFASYIEGNLSSTAEENFERHVAFCPNCAQELVLARRAGVGREERSTHRVWKIAASIALIFGGLISALLGARTVGERLETAAIERFESALGGKAKVESVALTFEGGPGVELSGLVVNDPQGSEPLLTSASAQFTVDIGALMRGDLEGVLQLDQPVINIVRDASGRVNIDALLPRSVGAEDIFAIASERAVHRVQIAGGTVRVIDRAGATPREIRMASVDAELRGFGEGTPVHLDAKAGFESTKHNVSVSGDVGPWGRGETPNYKLDRVALSSVPLRAFPAVGAVMGGGLSFDGKLATAGETWNEITGRVSGSGEMSIVSGAIAGHNFVADVVGPLLGDQEPPSRLGGLFTATSTSFDEIRSPVTLAESRLHANELHLAGNGYEVLGKGSIDLNGTVAFTGHLRVSPEVTREVIALAPLAGALVTERGEISVPFSVSGTWPDVQTTVDVERFAKESVLRRWLAWAWFKLPRPLLG; encoded by the coding sequence ATGCGGCATCGGGTCGACTTGGAAGAGCAGCGGGTGCGCGCGGTGGTCCGCGAGGCCATGCGCGACCTCATGCTCTACGGCACCCCCGACGAGCAGGTCGCGGACGCCGCGCAGTCGACTTCGCATCCCTCCGAGTACACCTTCGCGAGCTACATCGAAGGCAACCTCAGCAGCACCGCCGAGGAGAACTTCGAGCGCCACGTCGCCTTCTGTCCGAACTGCGCGCAGGAGCTGGTGCTCGCGCGTCGCGCCGGCGTCGGACGCGAGGAGCGCTCGACGCATCGCGTCTGGAAGATCGCGGCGAGCATCGCGCTCATCTTCGGTGGCCTGATCTCCGCGCTGCTCGGGGCGCGCACCGTCGGCGAGCGGCTCGAGACCGCGGCGATCGAGCGCTTCGAGTCGGCGCTCGGCGGCAAGGCCAAGGTCGAGAGCGTCGCGCTGACCTTCGAGGGCGGTCCGGGTGTCGAGCTCAGCGGGCTCGTGGTCAACGACCCGCAGGGCAGCGAGCCGCTGCTCACCAGCGCGTCGGCGCAGTTCACGGTCGACATCGGCGCGCTCATGCGCGGCGACCTCGAGGGCGTGCTGCAGCTCGATCAGCCGGTGATCAACATCGTGCGCGACGCTTCGGGGCGCGTGAACATCGACGCGCTCTTGCCGCGCTCGGTCGGCGCCGAAGACATCTTCGCCATCGCGAGCGAGCGCGCGGTGCACCGCGTCCAGATCGCGGGCGGCACCGTCCGCGTCATCGACCGCGCCGGCGCGACGCCGCGCGAGATCCGCATGGCGTCGGTCGACGCCGAGCTGCGCGGCTTCGGCGAGGGCACGCCCGTCCACCTCGACGCCAAGGCGGGCTTCGAGTCGACCAAGCACAACGTCAGCGTGTCGGGCGACGTCGGACCGTGGGGGCGCGGCGAGACGCCGAACTACAAGCTCGATCGCGTCGCGCTGAGCTCCGTGCCGCTGCGCGCTTTTCCGGCAGTCGGCGCCGTCATGGGCGGCGGGCTCAGCTTCGACGGCAAGCTCGCGACCGCGGGCGAGACCTGGAACGAGATCACCGGCCGCGTCTCGGGCAGCGGCGAGATGAGCATCGTGTCGGGCGCGATCGCCGGGCACAACTTCGTCGCGGACGTCGTCGGGCCGCTGCTGGGCGACCAGGAGCCGCCGTCGCGCCTGGGGGGTCTGTTCACCGCGACGTCGACGTCGTTCGACGAGATTCGCAGCCCGGTGACGCTCGCCGAGTCGCGCCTGCACGCCAACGAGCTGCATCTCGCGGGCAACGGCTACGAGGTCCTCGGCAAGGGCTCGATCGACCTGAACGGGACGGTCGCCTTCACCGGACACCTGCGGGTGTCGCCCGAGGTCACCCGCGAGGTGATCGCGCTCGCGCCGCTCGCGGGCGCGCTGGTCACCGAGCGCGGCGAGATCTCGGTGCCGTTCTCGGTGTCGGGCACCTGGCCCGACGTGCAGACCACGGTCGATGTCGAGCGCTTCGCGAAGGAGTCGGTGCTGCGGCGCTGGCTCGCGTGGGCCTGGTTCAAGCTGCCGCGTCCCCTTCTCGGCTAG
- a CDS encoding M20/M25/M40 family metallo-hydrolase: MHTATAPSDDARSADLLALVDESLLDATVAHLQRLIRFETVNPPGNEAPAVAYVADVLRREGLEPVVLESAPGRANLVCRIVGNGHQGPLMLASHIDVVEVERASWRRDPFGGEIAEGCIWGRGAVDMKGKLAMDLAAMTALARSRRRPDRDVVMAVVADEEAGCRYGSRWLAENHPEMVRAAVCLNEVGGFSMPLLGVRYYPIQVAEKGVCWLRLTFRGVPGHGSVPRSDSAPVKLARAIAKLGETRLPLHITPEATKFIESLAEHQPLPVALALRGLTTPYLASTVLDYGLRDPQQRQGMEAILRNTVSPTVVRAGNKTNVIPGVATVELDGRTLPGQTLEDLLREVRAVIGEEFEVEILESLEPVVTSSDTPEFEILCSTLRDHDPDGIPVPWLIPGFTDDKFWAALGARCYGFAPLKLPEGISFQTMFHGHDERVPVDGYRWGIRTYVDAVGRLAYEHV, from the coding sequence ATGCACACGGCGACGGCCCCTTCCGACGACGCCCGCAGCGCCGACCTGCTCGCCCTCGTCGACGAGTCCCTGCTCGACGCGACGGTCGCGCACCTGCAACGTCTGATCCGCTTCGAAACCGTCAATCCGCCGGGCAATGAAGCGCCGGCGGTAGCGTACGTCGCCGACGTGCTGCGCCGCGAGGGGCTCGAGCCGGTGGTCCTCGAGTCGGCGCCGGGCCGCGCAAACCTCGTCTGCCGGATCGTCGGCAACGGACACCAGGGGCCGCTGATGCTCGCCTCGCACATCGACGTCGTCGAGGTCGAGCGCGCGAGCTGGCGCCGCGACCCGTTCGGCGGCGAGATCGCCGAGGGCTGCATCTGGGGCCGCGGCGCGGTCGACATGAAGGGCAAGCTCGCGATGGACCTCGCCGCGATGACCGCGCTCGCCCGCTCGCGGCGCCGTCCCGACCGCGACGTCGTGATGGCGGTGGTCGCGGACGAGGAGGCGGGCTGCCGCTACGGCTCGCGCTGGCTCGCGGAGAACCATCCCGAGATGGTCCGCGCGGCGGTGTGCCTGAACGAGGTCGGCGGCTTCTCGATGCCGCTGCTCGGCGTGCGCTACTACCCGATCCAGGTCGCGGAGAAGGGCGTCTGCTGGCTGCGCTTGACGTTCCGCGGCGTGCCCGGACACGGCAGCGTGCCGCGCTCCGACAGCGCGCCCGTCAAGCTCGCGCGCGCGATCGCGAAGCTGGGCGAGACGCGGCTGCCGCTGCACATCACGCCCGAGGCGACGAAGTTCATCGAGTCGCTCGCCGAGCACCAGCCGTTGCCGGTGGCGCTCGCGCTGCGTGGCCTCACCACGCCGTACCTCGCGAGCACGGTGCTCGACTACGGTCTGCGCGACCCGCAGCAGCGCCAGGGCATGGAGGCGATCCTGCGCAACACCGTGTCGCCGACGGTGGTGCGTGCCGGCAACAAGACCAACGTCATCCCCGGCGTCGCGACCGTCGAGCTCGACGGCCGCACGCTGCCCGGACAGACGCTCGAGGACCTGCTGCGCGAGGTGCGCGCGGTGATCGGCGAGGAGTTCGAGGTCGAGATCCTCGAGAGCCTCGAGCCGGTGGTGACCTCGTCCGACACGCCCGAATTCGAGATTTTGTGCTCGACGCTGCGCGACCACGACCCCGACGGAATCCCGGTGCCGTGGCTGATCCCGGGCTTCACCGACGACAAGTTCTGGGCCGCGCTCGGCGCGCGCTGCTACGGCTTCGCGCCGCTCAAGCTGCCGGAGGGCATCAGCTTCCAGACCATGTTCCACGGCCACGACGAGCGCGTCCCGGTCGACGGCTACCGCTGGGGAATCCGCACCTACGTCGACGCCGTGGGCCGGCTTGCATACGAGCACGTCTGA
- a CDS encoding alanine--glyoxylate aminotransferase family protein: protein MSAELNPPRRILLGPGPSDVHPRVLRALATPLVGHLDPAFVALMEEVKELLRATFRTRNRLTFPISATGSAGMEAVLVNLLEPGDVAVICVNGVFGGRMVEIARRCGAHVVPVEVPWGEVIDVERLRSALDALPQGKKARLVAAVHAETSTGARQPLEELSRLAHERDALFVVDTVTSLGGTPVEVDAWGIDACYSGTQKCLSCPPGLSPVTFGERALERVRARKTPVQSWYLDVSLLEQYWGSDRVYHHTAPVSMVYALYEALRIVHEEGLEARFARHLRNHRALVAGLDALGLAMPVAPEHRLPMLNAVSVPDGVDEAGVRKQLLDEHGIEIGAGLGPWKGRVWRIGLMGESSTAGNVLLVLHALGETLGRTSTGALAAAEQVLASA, encoded by the coding sequence GTGTCTGCTGAGCTGAACCCACCACGCCGCATCCTGCTCGGTCCCGGACCGAGCGACGTCCACCCGCGCGTCCTGCGCGCGCTCGCGACCCCGCTGGTCGGCCACCTCGACCCGGCCTTCGTCGCGCTGATGGAGGAGGTGAAGGAGCTTCTGCGGGCGACCTTCCGCACGCGCAATCGCCTCACCTTCCCGATCTCGGCGACGGGCAGCGCGGGCATGGAGGCCGTGCTGGTCAATCTTCTCGAGCCCGGCGACGTCGCGGTGATCTGCGTGAACGGCGTGTTCGGCGGGCGGATGGTCGAGATCGCGCGGCGCTGCGGCGCCCACGTGGTCCCGGTCGAGGTGCCGTGGGGCGAGGTGATCGACGTCGAACGTCTGCGCAGCGCGCTCGACGCGCTGCCGCAGGGCAAGAAGGCGCGCCTCGTCGCCGCGGTGCACGCCGAGACCTCGACCGGCGCGCGCCAGCCGCTCGAGGAGCTGTCGCGTCTCGCGCACGAGCGCGACGCGCTGTTCGTCGTCGACACCGTGACCTCGCTCGGCGGCACGCCGGTCGAGGTCGACGCCTGGGGCATCGACGCCTGCTACAGCGGCACGCAGAAGTGCTTGTCGTGCCCGCCCGGCCTCTCGCCAGTGACGTTCGGCGAGCGCGCGCTCGAGCGCGTGCGCGCGCGCAAGACTCCGGTGCAGAGCTGGTACCTCGACGTGAGCCTGCTCGAGCAGTACTGGGGCTCGGACCGCGTCTACCACCACACCGCGCCGGTCTCGATGGTGTACGCGCTCTACGAGGCGCTGCGGATCGTGCACGAGGAAGGGCTCGAGGCGCGCTTCGCGCGTCACCTGCGCAACCACCGTGCGCTGGTCGCGGGGCTCGACGCGCTGGGACTCGCGATGCCGGTCGCACCCGAGCACCGCTTGCCGATGCTGAACGCGGTGTCGGTGCCCGACGGCGTCGACGAGGCCGGCGTGCGCAAGCAGCTCCTCGACGAGCACGGCATCGAGATCGGCGCCGGGCTCGGTCCGTGGAAGGGGCGCGTCTGGCGGATCGGCTTGATGGGCGAGTCGTCGACCGCGGGCAACGTCCTGCTGGTGCTGCACGCGCTCGGCGAGACGCTCGGGCGCACGAGCACCGGCGCGCTCGCGGCCGCCGAGCAGGTGCTCGCTTCTGCTTGA
- a CDS encoding MltA domain-containing protein, with product MSRGRTLVAAAVLVGATALVAAAVALVTPSDARAGTSSSQSSGKPASSAQTESPEKSRAQTSSARSSRTQTSTAFTDHGDRAALRRAVSEALGKLAPRAEAKDASAQTRTVVRGLRALRDALARPDADLAKILAERFTASPFRPIFVTGYHEPTLSARRKRDGRFRYPVYAMPPGGTDLPTRAEIENGALDGRGLELFYTDDPIELFFLHVQGSGRLVLDDGSTVRVGFAGSNGKTYRSIGVELVERGVFRPTEATAPAIKKWLREHPDEAPAVMRTNPRYVFFAVRESSPDAQQGPRGALGVPLVAWRSVAVDPDVVPLGSIGHLSVELPGGERFSSLVIAMDTGTAIKGRGRIDLFCGSDEKAERVAGELRHRGRIAWLEPRS from the coding sequence GTGAGCCGCGGACGCACGCTCGTGGCGGCGGCCGTGCTGGTCGGCGCGACGGCGCTGGTCGCCGCGGCGGTGGCGCTCGTCACGCCGAGCGACGCGCGCGCCGGCACGTCCTCGTCGCAGTCGTCCGGCAAGCCGGCGTCGAGCGCGCAGACGGAGAGTCCGGAGAAGTCGCGCGCGCAGACCTCGAGCGCACGATCGTCACGCACGCAGACGTCGACCGCCTTCACCGACCACGGCGATCGTGCCGCCCTGCGCCGCGCCGTCAGCGAGGCGCTCGGCAAGCTCGCGCCGCGCGCGGAAGCCAAGGACGCGAGCGCGCAGACGCGAACGGTCGTCCGCGGCCTGCGCGCGCTGCGCGATGCGCTCGCGCGTCCTGACGCCGATCTCGCGAAGATCTTGGCGGAGCGCTTCACCGCGTCGCCGTTCCGCCCGATCTTCGTCACCGGCTACCACGAGCCGACGCTGTCCGCGCGACGCAAGCGCGACGGCCGCTTCCGCTACCCGGTCTACGCGATGCCGCCCGGCGGAACGGACCTGCCGACGCGCGCCGAGATCGAGAACGGCGCGCTCGACGGGCGCGGGCTCGAGCTGTTCTACACCGACGACCCGATCGAGCTCTTCTTCCTGCACGTCCAGGGCTCGGGTCGCCTCGTGCTCGACGACGGCTCGACGGTGCGCGTGGGCTTCGCCGGCAGCAACGGCAAGACCTACCGCTCGATCGGCGTCGAGCTCGTCGAGCGCGGCGTGTTCCGGCCGACGGAGGCGACCGCGCCGGCGATCAAGAAGTGGCTGCGCGAGCACCCCGACGAGGCTCCGGCGGTGATGCGCACGAACCCACGTTACGTGTTCTTCGCCGTGCGCGAGTCCTCGCCGGACGCGCAACAGGGGCCGCGCGGCGCGCTCGGCGTGCCGCTCGTCGCCTGGCGCTCGGTCGCGGTCGACCCTGACGTCGTGCCGCTCGGCAGCATCGGGCACCTATCGGTCGAGCTGCCCGGCGGCGAGCGCTTCTCGTCGCTGGTGATCGCGATGGACACCGGCACGGCGATCAAGGGACGCGGCCGGATCGATCTCTTCTGCGGCAGCGACGAGAAGGCGGAACGAGTGGCGGGCGAGCTGCGCCACCGCGGCCGCATCGCCTGGCTCGAGCCCCGGTCCTGA